The DNA sequence GGGCGCATGTCTGTTTTGCGTCTTCCAGCTGTGTTCCGAGACGCGCGGCCATTTCGCCGACGTGCGACCGCGTCTCCTTTGTCGAGCTGGACATGGCTGCAACGGATTTGGACATGGCCATGATCGTTGCGCCGAGACCGTCGCGCGTATCCTGCAGCGCTTTCAGGCGGCGGTTCAGTACGAAACAGTATGCGCACGCGGCAAATGACACGAGGATGATAGCGATGTCGGTGGCTTGAATAGGCATGTGGCTCACCTCAGCAGGAATTCTGTGATCAGGACGCCTTGCGACACGCCGCCGCCCAGCACCAGTTCGGAGCGGCGGCTCAGTTGTTCGCGCATGTGGGCGTAAAAGTCGGGATTTTCGAAGTCGCTGAGTTCGACCGAGCGCAGGTAGTTGGTAAATGCGTCGATCAGTACCGGCTCAGCCTTCTCAACCATACCTGCGCCACCATCACTGGTAACAATCGACACCTTCATTTTCAGGTACCGTGTCGCGGGTTCGCTTCCGATCGTAATGAGTATGTCCTGCAATTCGACATATGACTGGTCTTGCTGCGCGATGGGCTCGACCGATGGACCCGTTTCAGCCACCGGGCAAGCCGGTCCCGTCGGCGGATCTGAGGCCAATACATATACGGTTGCGAAAGAGCTGGTCATGGCGCCCACAGCAAGAATTGCCAGGCCGACAAAACCGCCGCCTGACTTCTTTCCGCTGGTCTGATCACCGCCGTCCGCGGCCGTTTCGCCAGCTTTCGCAGCACCTTTTTTGGCCATTAACTTCCCGGCTATCCCAAGACTCCCAATGCTCCTTAAAGAGGGCTTCGGGTAAAGGAACCGTTAATGATTTTCGGCCAGATATTAACCATTCCAACGATCCGCCCTGATATGGGAAGACCTGATTCATGAATTTTATCGCCAATCTTCGAGCGTTACCCGTTAGCCGGCAGATCATGCTGGCTATCGCCGTGCTGGGGGTCGTCGGCATTATGAGCGTCATGGTCCAAGGGGCCATGAAACAGCCGATGGGATTGCTGTATTCCGGGCTCGATGCATCGGTCACAGGGGAAATAATCGACGAACTCGATAAGCGCGGCACGAGATACGAGATCAAAGGCGATGCGATCCTGGTGCCGCAAAAGGATCGTGATGCGATCCGGTTTGCGCTTGCCCGGGACGGGCTGCCGAAGCAGTCGGTCCAGGGGTATGAGTTGCTGGATAATGTAAACGGATTTTCCGTGACCTCGGAGATGTACAATGCTGCCTATTGGCGTGCGAAAGAGGGGGAACTGACGCGAACAATTCTCGCTGTTCCGGGAATCAAGTCGGCACGGGTGCATATCGGCGCGAGCTTGCGATCAGGTTTCGCGCGGTCGGACCCGGCGCAAACGGCGTCCGTGACTCTGTCGTCAGCGCATGATCTGACGAAAAGCCAGGCGCAGGGTATACAGTACCTCGTTGCGCTCGCGGTGTCCGGACTGAGCCCGGACGAAGTCGCCGTTATCGATCTGAACAAGGGGATCCTGGCTGGACCGGGGGCTTCATCTACGGAACAAGCCGGAGTGGCGGCAGAAACTCAGGAAGCGCAGCTGGAGCAGAAGGTCCTTCACCTGCTGGAAGCCCGTGTCGGTCCGGGGAATGCGCGGGTTTCCGTTTCGGTCGATGTGAGCCATGAGCGCCAGCGGACGTCTGCGGTAACCTATGATCCGGACTCCCGCGTTGTGCGTTCACGGACGACAGGTGACGTTGCCGAAACCAGCGGCGGAACGTCTGGTGCATTGACCGTGTCCAGTAATCTGCCTCAGGGGAATGCCCCTTCTGGCAGTCAAAGCAACAGCACAGTCAAGAATTCGTCCGAATCTGTCTCCTACGAAATCAACGAAACCCGCACGGAAACAGAGCGCTTGCCTGGGCAGGTACAGCGGATGTCTGTCGCTGTTCTCGTCAATGAACAGGTGCTCGGGCTGGATCCGGCGGCCCCCGACGCCGCAACGGTCAACGATGAGATGGTTGCGAATTTCCGCCAATTGGTGACGTCTGCGATCGGTCTTGAGCCGGGACGAGGGGATAGTCTGACTGTGGAATTCATGCCGTTTCAGGCTGCTCCTGTAGAAGAGCTTGCCGCTGCACCGGGCATGATGGAGCAGCTGATGGAGCGGTACTTCTGGTCAGGAATACAGATTCTTGTGCTGGGACTTGTCGTCATTGTTTTGGCGCTTGGTGTGATCCGGCCCATGCTGAAGCAGCCGAAGACGAACGCTTTGTCCCTTGATGATCAGGAGCCGGGCAGCCTCGACGCGATTGCCGCGGATCCGTTTGCATCCCTGAAAGATTATGCGTCCGAGCGTCAGGATGACGCCGCCGCGATCCTGCAGGAATGGCTTGATGAAGACCGAAAGGTCGCTGTGAATGAGTAGTGCACTTCTCTCCAACCTGCCGCGATTTGACCGGGATGATCAGACCCATCCTGCCGAGCAGCTGAAACGCATGCTGGGCCAGATGCAGGCCGCTGCTGCGCGGCCCTCTGCCGCTACGCCACAAGCGGAGACACCGCCCGCGGAAGAGGCATCTTCATCGGAAGATATCGGGCCGCGGCTTGCTGAAGTCGAAAGTCTGATTGCTCAGCTTTCATCCACGCTGGTGCGGATTGAAGATGAAGCACGCGACCAGTCGGTGCAGGTGACCCAGGCCCTCGCTGCACGCTTGTTTCCTGAATTATCGCGGCAGTTTCTGGCCGACGAAATCGCCCGGCACCTTCCCGACCTTGTCCCCGCATCGGTGCCGGCGTTGGAAATCTGTGCGCAGCAGGAAATGCTGGACAAGCTGGACCCTATTATTGCGCGCGAGTCGTCACTGGCCGGGCGTTGCAAACTGGTTCCCGCAGAAACCGCTGGCGATCCCCGCGTTCTGGTTTCATGGAAGACTGGCGGCGTGACGTTCGATTTCGAGGGCCTGCTGGCAGCATGCCTTGCCCATCTGGACCCCTCCCACACAATGATTGAGGAGTAGACACTCATGGCCGCCCCCATGGAAGCCGAACAACAACCCACTGACGTCGAACGCCGAGATCCGTCTACGGGGAACCAGCACCGGCGCACGATTTTCAGCGTGCCGGTGACCGTCACCGTGTCGATTGGACAGGCGCGCCTCAGCGTGTCCGAAATTCTCGACTTGCAGCCGGAGTCGATTGTTCCGCTGACGTCTCGCATTGAAGACCCCGTCGACCTTACGATCGATAACAAGATCATTGCAAAGGGCGAGCTTGTCGAAACCGAAGACGGGTCGCTTGGAGTCAAAATCACGGAGATACCGGAGCAATCCTACGATGATCTGGGCTAGAGCAGGAGGCGTTTTCCTCCGCTTCGGCATTCTGATGATGTTCGCTGCGGTGGGCTTTGGGCTCGCCGCGCATGCACAAGGTGCCCCGCAGCTTGATCCGGTTCCCAGCCTGAACGATGTCCTCAACGGCAACGGGCAGGGTGGTCTCAGCCGCTCGGTGATCCAGCTGTTCCTGCTGGTATCTGTGCTCAGCCTGGTGCCGGCCATCGCCATGATGGTGACGTGCCTGCCGTTCATGGTCATCGTATTTTCGTTCATGCGTCAGGCGGTCGGTGTTCAGCAGGCTCCGCCCAATATGATGATCATGGCGTTGGCGATGTTTCTGACCTTCTTTGTCATGGAACCTGTTTTCACAAATGCATGGGACAACGGCATTTCCCCTTACATGGATGGTGTGCTGACGGAAGAACAGGCCTGGGTCATGACCACAGACCCGTTCCGGACATTCATGACCAACCGCACCGAGCCGGAAACACTTTATGTGCTGAGTGACGCCCTGAACCGGCCACTCGTTGAAGGGGAAGCCCCGTCCTTTCCATTGCTCGCGACCGGCTTCATGCTGTCGGAAGTCAAGCATGCCTTCCAGATCGGCTTTGTCATCTTTCTGCCTTTCATGGTGATCGATCTGGTCGTCGCATCCGTGCTGATGGCGGTCGGCATGATGATGGTACCGCCCACTGTTGTGTCTCTGCCATTCAAGCTGGGCTTTTTTGTTCTGGCGGATGGCTGGCTTAAGATTACAGAAGCCATTTTGCGCGGTTATGCAGGATGAGCTCAGTCCGCCCCGCCTCTAATGTCGAAAGCCTGCCAGCGCGCCGCGGGCAGAAGATGGGTGTGGCACCAGCACCGCAGCCGGTGTCGATCAGTTCTGCGCAACGCGCGGCAGTGATTATTGCCCTATTGGGGGAGGGGGCCGCCAGGCCGATTGTCGACAAGCTCGACGATGCTGCGTTGGCTAAGGTTGCGGCAGCGCTTGAAACCCTCTCCATGCTGACACGGGACGAGCTCATTGAAATCGTTATGGATTTCCTCGCCCGGTTGCGTAGAATAAACGGTGCGTTGCGGGGCGGGCGGACGCGCGCGAAGGAAGTCTTGTCCGGCGTCGTGGACTCCGGACGCCTCAGCCTTATTTTCACCGAGGACAGCGCGGAAACGGCGGCCGAAGAGGACGAAGACGAACTCAGCGTTTGGGAGCGTCTGGAGCGCAGAGAGCCCAAGCAGATTGCCGCCTATCTGTCGCGCCTGTCTCCGAACCTGATTGCACTGATCCTTCAGAAGCTGGACGTTTCTGTTTCTTCCGAAGTGCTGGGGCATATGGAAGGCGACAAGCTGGGCCCGATGATCGGCCACATGGTTGAGCCGCGCAAAGCAGACCCCGGGGTAGACCAGGTGCTCGGCCGCATGGTCGAGATGGAGTTTCTCAATGCCGTCCAGGAAGAAGCTGAGGAGGAGGGGGAGAACCTTGCTTCCGTCGGAGAGCTGCTAAGCCTCATTTCTTCCGAAAAGCGCGACAGCCTGGTCGCCTTCCTGCGGTCCAAGCATGAGGACAAGCTGGAAGGAATCGAAAAATCGATCTTCACCATCGAGGGTTTGCCCGACCTCCTGCCGAAAAATGCCGTGCCGGTTGTGTTCCGGGAAGTCGACCAATCCTTCGTGCTGAAGCTCCTCGGCACGTTGCAAGGGAGTAACAGCGCGGTATCTGACTACCTGCTCGGCAACATCTCCTCACGTATGGCGGATCAGTTGCGAGATGACCTCAGCGGGATGAAGCCATTGGACGCGGAGGCGGCCGAAACGGTCCAGCGTGAGTTCCTGAATACTCTGATGGGGCTCAAGCGGCGTGGTCTGATTGTACTTGAGCGCAGTGCAGAAAAGGACGCCTGAGGCGTCCGGTCTGAAACGCATCAGACTAATCTCTAGCGGACAACCAGTTCCGCGTGGATCGCACCAGCCGTTTTCATGGCACGGATGATATCTGCCATTTCCTGAGGCGTAACACCGAGCGCATTCAGGCCGGAAATCAGCTGTGACAGTGTCACATTTGGTTGCAGCATTGCGATATTTCCACTGCCTGTCTGGCCGATGGAAATTTCGGACCTTGGAAGCACTTGTGTTTCGCCCTGAGAGAACGGCCCGGGTTGGGATGCGACAGGTGACTCCGAGATCTTGATGGAAATATTGCCTTGCGCGATGGCGACGCGGGAGATGGTAACATCTGCGCCCATCACGATCGTGCCGGACTTTTCATCAATGACGATCCGGGCAGGCGCATTGACGGGCACGGTCAGGTTCTCGATCTCTGCCAGCAAGCGGGCAGGGGACACTTGCAGTGCTCCGAAGTTCAATTCCACGGTTCCGGGGTCACGCATGAAGGCGATCGGGCTGCCAACCCGTCCATTGATGACGTCCTCAATCCGCGCGGCGGTGGTGAAATCCGGGCTCCGCAAGGCCAGCGTCAGTTCGCGGCGCTGATTGAAGTCGTAAGCAAGTTCGCGCTCGACGCGGGCGCCATTTGGTACCGCACCCGTGGTAGGCGTTCCGCGCGTTTCGCGCGCACCTTGCGCCTGGACATCGATCCCGCTGACGATAATGGAACCCTGCGCAACCGCGTAGACTTCATTGTCGGCGCCTTTAAGTGGGGTGAGGATGAGCGTGCCGCCTTCGAGGCTTTTTGCATCACCGATGGAGGCAACCGTCACATCGACGCTGGATCCGGTCCTGGAGAATGAAGGCAACGTGGCCGTGACGAGAACGGCGGCCACGTTCTTCGGTTTGATCTCTTCTCCCTGAACATTCACGCCGAGACGTTCAAGCATGTAGGAAAGGGAGTCTTCTGTGAAGGGGGAGTTCTTCACCGTGTCGCCGGTGCCGTTCAGGCCGACGACAATGCCATAGCCAACCAGATCGTTCTGGCGAATGCCTTCCACATCCACAATATCGCGAATGCGTGTTTCGGCGCTTGCGGAGAAGGCCATGGTCGCAGCAGAAAATGCGGCAAAGAGCAGAGTGGTCCATTTCATGGCGCTATCTCATAAAGTTCAGTAGGCTGAGGTTGGCGAGCCTGGCAGTAAGTGTGTAGGAGGCTTCAAGACTGGTTTCGATTTGTTTCAACTCAGATGCGGCCTCGTATTGGTCTCGTGCCGTCATTTGATTGAATGAATGCGTAAGAACAGTCTCTTCTAAGTCCAGAGCGCTCTTCGACGACTCGATCTGGGCCTGAAGAATGCCGCGTTCTGCCCGTGCATTGGTCAGCGCGGCCTGGCCGTCTGCCAGGGTTTCTGTCGCCGCGATAAGAGCATCGCTGTTGCCATTGAACAAGGGCAGGTTTTCATCAGACCCCGACAGGGCAAGAACAGCGAGGCCCTGCAGCGTCTGGGTAATTGCCGGATCAGTTCCTGTCAGGCCGGCCGGGTCCGATGCGGTCACGGTTCCGGAATAGACATTGGCCTGCCACCCGCTGCCGGGCGTATTGAAATATGCATCCATCTGCGTGGCAAAGTCTGTTGCATCTGTGGCAGAGGCCGCCATAGAGCGGACATCAGCGAGAAAACCGTCCACGTCGCCGACGGGCTTGGTGTTCGTTGCGTCGCCAGAGAACAGGTAGCGTTCGCCATGCCGGGTGTTGAGCACGGAGAACGTTGAGGCCAGCGCTGCCTTGGCATCGCGTACCACAGATTCCCGGGCGGTAAAGTCTTCTGAGCCAAGCGCGGATTTCATTCGAACGCCGAGCTGTCCGATATTGTCGTCGATTGCTGTCAGTGACTGCTGGATGATGTCCAGCCGGGTTTCCTTGAGCGTGAGTTGGGTCCGCTCATTTGCGACATCGTCGATTGCTTTCTGTCCGAGCATTGCCTTGCCGATACGGCCCGACAGGTGTGCCGTCATGTCCTTGTATCGGCCTGTAACAGCTTCTTCCGAGCTTGTGTCCATGCGGTCACGCAACCGCACGATGGTCTCATTGAGGCCGGATGAGAGGTGAGTAATAGGCAGGGTCAGGCGCATGTCATCTGATCTCCATCAGCCGGTCGATCATATTGCTTGCAATTTCAATCACCCGGGCGTTCGCGGCATAGGACTGCTCGATGATCAGCAGATCCTGCATTTGCTGGTCAACGTCGACCCCGGTTTCGGAAACTTCAGCATCGGCCATGATCATGTATTGCGACGAGGTGGAAGAGACGATCGCTTCATGGCTGATCCGCTTCTGTCCGGTTGTCGAGGCAAACTGGGCCAGAAGTTCGCTGGAAGAATAGCTTCCCTGAAATCCACCGGAGTTCGTCGGGCGGACGGTTGTGATGGCGTCCAGCATGTTCCGGAGCGTCGTCGCGTTCCCGGATGGGCCCTCGTTTACAGCGCCGATGCCGTCTCGCAACCGCCAGATACTGCCGCCCTGGTCGGGATCGACGGCCGGATTGAGCGCCAGCCGTCCAGCAAGCCCCGGATCGCCGGACCCGTCTGAATCTACAAACAGGCCTTGCGCGCCAGGTGCCTTCGTCGGATCGATGGAATCGTCAGAAAGGCGGGCAATGAGGTCACCCGCCAGTGTATCGAGCTGGTCGCTGAAAGCAGGAAGGTCGGAATCGCGAAGCGTGAACAGAGCACCGAACATACCGCTTGAAACGGCGCCGTAAGAGGATGTTCCGGGTGTGATCGATACTCCCGCGACGGTCAGGCCGGAAAGTCCCCCGCCTGCGAGTGTCTGTGAAGGGCCAAATACGGTAGAAGGCGTAAATTCGATCTGCTTGGCATTTGTTTGCAGAAGGTAGACGCCTTCCTGCGTGACGATGTCGATGCCGCCGCTCTGACGCGGTACGGTCTGCACAGGCAGGTATTCTGAAATCTGGTCGAGCAGGCGGCCGCGTTCGTCTATCAGAGCCGCTGCCTGGCCGCTGGTGCGGTCGATCCTGGCGAGTTTCCCGTTGATGTCCTCAATGCCCTTCAGAGCGGCATTGACAGTGTCGACGCCGATTCCGATCTCGTGGTCCGTCTCTGCACGAAGGTTTGTGGCAAAGTCGGAGAGGGCGTTAAACTCATTTACGAGGGAGGTGGCCGCTTGAAGCGTCGCGGTCATATCCGATCCGGACTCCGGAGAGATAGCCAGATTGGACAGGGCATTTTCAAAGTTCGAGAAAAGACCGAACAGTCCGGACCCGTCCGCTGTGTTCCCGACCCGGGCGGAAATCGTGTTCCAGGTCGATGCAAACAGGTCGGCCTGTGAAAGGTCGCTACCGAGAGAACGGCGCTCGGCTGACAAGGCCTCATCGCCTGCACGGCTGATGCCGATGGACCGGACGCCGGCGCTTGTGCCACCCAGAATATTTTCGGCGACAACGAGCGAACGGCGGACATAGCCCGCCGTCGTCGAGTTCGAGACGTTTGTGGCAACAACGTCAGCCTTCAGACTTGTGATCTGAAGGCCCGACTGTGCCGCGTGGATGGCGCTGGATATGCTCACTTACGTGCTGTCCCCTTCAAGTGTGGATCAGCGCTTCAGATTGGTGGTTTCCTGCAGCATCTCATCTACGGTCTGAACAATTTTCGCGTTCGAAGAATAGGCCCGTTGTGTTTCGATGAGATCGGTCAGTTCCGCAGCGATATCTGTGGCTGATTCCATCAGCGAGTAGCCCGCAACGGTGCCAACCGGACCGGTGCCCGCATTCCACAGGTAAAGGCTTCCGGACGAAGAGGAGACTGAATAAGCCTGTCCATCGAGCGCTGTCAGACCATTCATGTTCGGCACGTCACCGACAGGAATCTGATAGAGCGTCCGGCGAAGGCCCGTGTCGTAGATCGCTTGCAGGTAGCCGTTCTCGTCGATCTCGACGGAGGCAAGGTCACCCAGCGGAGCGCCGTCCTTTGTCACCGCCGTTGGAGAGTAGGGGCCCGCCAGCTGGGTCACCCCTGCGCTGTCATCTATTCGACCGATGAAGACTTCAATGGGGCCATGTTCGAGGGTCATCGATAATTTGCCGGTGGCCGCGTCATAGCTAACACCGCCGCTGGCAGATGCCGACGCGATCCGGCCACCATTCGACGCTGTGTCGTCGAAGACAAGATTCAAATCGCCAAGAGACGTAACAGGATCACCGGCACTATCGAAGAATTTGACGTCCCATTCGTTTGACGACCCGGAAGCCGGAACGTTTGGAGTGAACTCCATGGTCATCGTCTGGGCACGGCCGAGATTGTCAAAGTACTCAATTGGCAGTGAATAAGGTTCACCAGAACCACCTGCGGTGGTCGCGTCTGCTGGCAGATTGATGCCTAGTTCCATGCTTGTTGTTGGTGATGCGGTAAATTGAGACGTTGCGATATTCACAGGCTCAAGGTTCAGGCCGCTGTTGCGGCTGACATTGCCGATGTCACCTGAAGAGTCGGCCGGCCAACCAAGCAGAAACATGCCACTCTGGGTGCGGAGGTAACCATTCTGGTCCGGGTAAAACGATCCGGTCGGCAGGAGCATGAGCGAACGTTCGGAAGGAACAGCACCGATTCCGCCCTCATTCGTTACCGGCAGGAGGCCTCGTTCAGTAACGGCAATGTCGGTGGCATTCCCGGTCGAGGTGAGCGGCCCTGTCGCAGCAATGTCTTTGAAGGAGTCGACCCGGACACCACCAGCCGCATACGCGGATGACCGTTGGTGAAGCACCATGCTCGAAAAGTCGACCTGGCTGCGCTTGTAGCCCAGGGTCGATGAGTTGGCGATGTTGTCGGAGATTGTCGAGAGACGGGCGGAGTTGACACCCAACCCCATCACGCCCGCGTTCAGGGACGAAGAAATGCTCATGTCGGTTGCTCCTGCAAAGTGACGCAACCATGAGTAATTCTGGTTGGTTAATGACGAGATAACCCCGCTTAACCTGATAAATTTACTGGGTCAGAATGGTAATAGAAATCCGGCGGTTCTGGGGGGCCGCGGGGTCTTCCGGGAGCAGGGGAGCTGAGTCGGCTTTTCCGGAAACTTCCCGGATACGGTCCGCTGGCATGCCTGAATGGACCAGGAGGCGCCGCGCGGTGTTGGCGCGATCTGCTGAAAGGTTCCAGTTGTCGTAAATACCGGCATTTCTATAGGTGCGATTGTCTGTATGTCCGACAATCTTCACCTGATTTTCAAAACTGCTGAATGAGTCAGCGACTTGTCCCATGAGGTCCGCCAGCAGTTCGGACGGATGGCTGGAACCAACGGGGAAGAGTGGGGTTTGGGCGGAATCCGTGATCTCCACGACGATCCCTTCTGGCGACATCTTGATCAACATATGTTCGGAAATCTGATGACCGTCTTCCGTCAGGCCTTTTTTAAGGGCTTCAAGTTGCGCGGCAATGGCGCGCTCGTCTGTTTTGTCTTTTGTCCCATGGGAGTCGATGGATTTCGATCGCGATGCGCCGGTCCCCATTTTCGCATAGGTTTCTTCGGTGAATATGGACGAGCCGTTCAGGCCATCTGACCCGCCGCCGGAGATGCGGCTGATCGGAATTGTCGGGTTGAAATAGTCTGCAATACCTTTGCGTTGATCCTCTGTCGTGGCGTTGAGCAACCACATCAGAAGGAAGAACGCCATCATTGCGGTGACGAAGTCGGCATAAGCCACTTTCCAGGCACCCCCATGGTGCCCGTCAGCTTTGACGACCTTCTTGCGCTTGATGATTGTCGTGTAAACGACTGGCTGTTGCTTGCTACTCATTAACCCTAACCATTTGAGGCAGTGGGTGTTCTCTAACAGACAGCCGTGAAGGAACGCTGCGGAGGCAATGGTTAACTTGCCCCACCTCGTTAATGGTTTTTCAACCGGTCACCACCATCACTGGTTAACGGGACGGTACGTTTTTTTAATAGGTGGCAAACTGTGTCTGCAGTTCTGCGGAAAAAGATCGACGCTGGGGCGGGCATTCCTCCCAGCATAATGCGACTGCAGCATTTCTGGCTGCAGCTGCAGGCCTGCACCCGGGATTGGGCGGCAGACACCTATGGTATACTTCCGGAAGTTACGCTCGCCAGTCGCCGGGTTGTGAACGGACAAGAGGCTCAGCAGAAATTTGAAGCGGAAAGCGGCTTCTATTTTTCAGCGGAAACGTCACCAGGTCTGGCCGGGATTGCAATCGACGCGGCTGGGTCCATTCGCAATGCGGCTGTTCGCATGGATCAGGATACTGACAGCCTTGGCGACGCCTCGCCGCTTTTCCTGAAATTGCTCGCTGAGCAGGCCGGGCTGGAGCTTTGCCGTCAGGTCACAATGGATCTGTTCGGTGCGCAAGAGAGGGCCTCCTCTGCGGCCGATCCGAGTGGCGCCGCCGGCAGTTTCGAGGCATCCAGCCGCTATCTCTTGTTGGAATACCAGCTCCAGATGGATGATGAAGTGTCAAGTGTCTGGTTCGCGTACTTGTTTGAATTCATACAACAACATGCAGTTTCAAGTCAGCGGGCAGCCGCTGACCGGAAGGGGCAGAGCAGACACCAGGGTCAAAGATCGCTGAACAACAGTATTCTCGCGTCCACGACGATGCTGGATGCTGTGCTGGACCGCCTGTCTCTGACAATTGGTGAATGCGCCAAGCTGGAAGTCGGCACCGTGCTGCCGCTCGCTGGCGCTGATGCAGGGCAGCTATCGTTGTCCGCAGATACGGTCAATGGGTGCGTCGATATCGGTACAGGTGAATTGGGCGTCTGGAAGCGTCAGAGGGCCTTGAAATTGAAGACACCGATATCAAAGACCTTTGCGCAGAAAATCGTGGATTCATAGCAATCATCCGTACTGAGATTGCTTGAAGGGAGTTGAGCAGTGAATGCAATTATAGGAATGCTGGTGACGGTTGCCATGGTCTTTGGTGGCTACATTCTTGCTGGCGGAAAGATGGCAATTATCACACATGCTCTTCCTTTCGAGGGCATGATGATCGGGGGGGCGGCGCTGGGTGCTTTCCTGGCAGCCAATGACTTGACCACCATCAAGCATACGGTCAGCGACGTTGTGTCGGTTTTCAAAGGGCCGAAATGGAAAAAGC is a window from the uncultured Hyphomonas sp. genome containing:
- a CDS encoding flagellar hook-basal body complex protein, yielding MSISSSLNAGVMGLGVNSARLSTISDNIANSSTLGYKRSQVDFSSMVLHQRSSAYAAGGVRVDSFKDIAATGPLTSTGNATDIAVTERGLLPVTNEGGIGAVPSERSLMLLPTGSFYPDQNGYLRTQSGMFLLGWPADSSGDIGNVSRNSGLNLEPVNIATSQFTASPTTSMELGINLPADATTAGGSGEPYSLPIEYFDNLGRAQTMTMEFTPNVPASGSSNEWDVKFFDSAGDPVTSLGDLNLVFDDTASNGGRIASASASGGVSYDAATGKLSMTLEHGPIEVFIGRIDDSAGVTQLAGPYSPTAVTKDGAPLGDLASVEIDENGYLQAIYDTGLRRTLYQIPVGDVPNMNGLTALDGQAYSVSSSSGSLYLWNAGTGPVGTVAGYSLMESATDIAAELTDLIETQRAYSSNAKIVQTVDEMLQETTNLKR
- a CDS encoding flagellar motor protein MotB: MSSKQQPVVYTTIIKRKKVVKADGHHGGAWKVAYADFVTAMMAFFLLMWLLNATTEDQRKGIADYFNPTIPISRISGGGSDGLNGSSIFTEETYAKMGTGASRSKSIDSHGTKDKTDERAIAAQLEALKKGLTEDGHQISEHMLIKMSPEGIVVEITDSAQTPLFPVGSSHPSELLADLMGQVADSFSSFENQVKIVGHTDNRTYRNAGIYDNWNLSADRANTARRLLVHSGMPADRIREVSGKADSAPLLPEDPAAPQNRRISITILTQ
- a CDS encoding FliM/FliN family flagellar motor C-terminal domain-containing protein, translating into MNGQEAQQKFEAESGFYFSAETSPGLAGIAIDAAGSIRNAAVRMDQDTDSLGDASPLFLKLLAEQAGLELCRQVTMDLFGAQERASSAADPSGAAGSFEASSRYLLLEYQLQMDDEVSSVWFAYLFEFIQQHAVSSQRAAADRKGQSRHQGQRSLNNSILASTTMLDAVLDRLSLTIGECAKLEVGTVLPLAGADAGQLSLSADTVNGCVDIGTGELGVWKRQRALKLKTPISKTFAQKIVDS